A single Phoenix dactylifera cultivar Barhee BC4 chromosome 1, palm_55x_up_171113_PBpolish2nd_filt_p, whole genome shotgun sequence DNA region contains:
- the LOC103721985 gene encoding uncharacterized protein LOC103721985 isoform X1, protein MAKREVAALRESLYNQSLALKELYTELEEERKASTSGANEALSMILRLQAEKAADKMEACQYKRMAEEKLQHAEESLEILREVIFQKEIEIASLKYQINAYRRKLAGIGVKNPDAGEMETFGYPCLKRSTSLLDKACFHCTAKRNISLPAIRSEELCTGIDIADKDNSLFPTGQSICWGSDDCVKQLSDKKHKLQEFFKESTWEPAETSRKLKEKEPVSANDEFQITSTTDPMSLGEESRCSWYLEGSGETLYKSISGIKLKGKDALSLSSQMKDADKISHCDHLSSFYLESEANGLTINSFNLQDIHEVPESSNSCNHKELQESTLEPKQTTRMPKSMPQEAVNFLSEDKDLLKEACTFHENKFPEQQKEAFMNYHLICADSRSEIVSSQVDIELLKKQMQQVEDDVRSIKQEDFQRNKELWRLLRGMGEQLDTIQSEINSKSKKFPQQDEPSLVHLMEAMLYFWL, encoded by the exons ATGGCTAAACGTGAGGTCGCTGCTCTAAGGGAATCTCTCTACAACCAGTCTCTtgctttaaaagagctttacaCTGAGCTGGAGGAGGAAAGGAAAGCTTCAACATCTGGAGCCAATGAAGCTCTGTCCATGATTTTGCGTCTTCAGGCAGAGAAGGCTGCAGATAAAATGGAAGCATGCCAATACAAAAGAATGGCTGAGGAGAAGCTACAGCATGCTGAAGAGTCTTTGGAAATTCTCAGAGAAGTCATATTTCAGAAAGAAATAGAGATTGCATCCCTCAAATATCAAATTAATGCTTATAGGCGCAAGTTAGCAGGTATTGGTGTCAAGAACCCTGATGCTGGAGAAATGGAAACATTTGGCTATCCATGTTTGAAAAGAAGTACTTCGCTTTTGGACAAGGCGTGCTTTCACTGTACTGCTAAAAGGAACATCTCTTTGCCTGCCATTCGATCGGAAGAGTTGTGCACTGGAATTGATATTGCTGATAAAGATAATTCTTTATTTCCTACTGGACAATCAATTTGTTGGGGAAGTGATGACTGCGTGAAGCAGCTCAGTGATAAGAAGCACAAATTGCAAGAGTTCTTTAAGGAGTCTACATGGGAGCCAGCAGAAACGAGCAGAAAACTAAAAGAGAAAGAACCAGTATCTGCAAATGATGAATTTCAAATAACCTCGACCACAGATCCCATGAGTCTGGGAGAGGAGTCCAGATGTTCATGGTACTTGGAGGGGAGCGGTGAGACATTGTACAAGTCAATATCAGGGATTAAATTAAAGGGTAAAGATGCCTTGTCTTTATCATCTCAAATGAAAGATGCAGATAAAATATCCCACTGTGACCACCTTAGCAGTTTTTATTTGGAATCGGAAGCAAATGGTCTCACAATAAATTCTTTCAATCTGCAAGACATACATGAAGTTCCTGAAAGTAGCAACAGCTGCAATcacaaagaactacaagaatcTACCTTGGAACCCAAGCAAACTACCAGAATGCCTAAATCAATGCCACAAGAAGCTGTGAACTTCTTGTCAGAAGACAAGGACTTGTTAAAGGAAGCATGTACTTTCCATGAAAACAAATTTCCTGAACAACAGAAGGAGGCTTTTATGAATTATCATTTGATTTGTGCAGACTCTAGGAGTGAGATTGTTTCATCTCAAGTGGATATTGAACTGCTGAAGAAGCAGATGCAGCAGGTTGAGGATGATGTAAGGAGTATTAAGCAGGAAGACTTTCAGAGAAACAAAGAACTGTGGAGGTTGTTGAGAGGGATGGGCGAGCAGCTTGACACAATACAATCAGAAATAAACTCAAAGTCTAAGAAGTTCCCTCAACAGGATGAGCCTTCATTAGTGCATCTTATGGAG GCAATGCTATATTTTTGGCTATAG
- the LOC103721985 gene encoding uncharacterized protein LOC103721985 isoform X2 yields MAKREVAALRESLYNQSLALKELYTELEEERKASTSGANEALSMILRLQAEKAADKMEACQYKRMAEEKLQHAEESLEILREVIFQKEIEIASLKYQINAYRRKLAGIGVKNPDAGEMETFGYPCLKRSTSLLDKACFHCTAKRNISLPAIRSEELCTGIDIADKDNSLFPTGQSICWGSDDCVKQLSDKKHKLQEFFKESTWEPAETSRKLKEKEPVSANDEFQITSTTDPMSLGEESRCSWYLEGSGETLYKSISGIKLKGKDALSLSSQMKDADKISHCDHLSSFYLESEANGLTINSFNLQDIHEVPESSNSCNHKELQESTLEPKQTTRMPKSMPQEAVNFLSEDKDLLKEACTFHENKFPEQQKEAFMNYHLICADSRSEIVSSQVDIELLKKQMQQVEDDVRSIKQEDFQRNKELWRLLRGMGEQLDTIQSEINSKSKKFPQQDEPSLVHLMEVPLTWFI; encoded by the exons ATGGCTAAACGTGAGGTCGCTGCTCTAAGGGAATCTCTCTACAACCAGTCTCTtgctttaaaagagctttacaCTGAGCTGGAGGAGGAAAGGAAAGCTTCAACATCTGGAGCCAATGAAGCTCTGTCCATGATTTTGCGTCTTCAGGCAGAGAAGGCTGCAGATAAAATGGAAGCATGCCAATACAAAAGAATGGCTGAGGAGAAGCTACAGCATGCTGAAGAGTCTTTGGAAATTCTCAGAGAAGTCATATTTCAGAAAGAAATAGAGATTGCATCCCTCAAATATCAAATTAATGCTTATAGGCGCAAGTTAGCAGGTATTGGTGTCAAGAACCCTGATGCTGGAGAAATGGAAACATTTGGCTATCCATGTTTGAAAAGAAGTACTTCGCTTTTGGACAAGGCGTGCTTTCACTGTACTGCTAAAAGGAACATCTCTTTGCCTGCCATTCGATCGGAAGAGTTGTGCACTGGAATTGATATTGCTGATAAAGATAATTCTTTATTTCCTACTGGACAATCAATTTGTTGGGGAAGTGATGACTGCGTGAAGCAGCTCAGTGATAAGAAGCACAAATTGCAAGAGTTCTTTAAGGAGTCTACATGGGAGCCAGCAGAAACGAGCAGAAAACTAAAAGAGAAAGAACCAGTATCTGCAAATGATGAATTTCAAATAACCTCGACCACAGATCCCATGAGTCTGGGAGAGGAGTCCAGATGTTCATGGTACTTGGAGGGGAGCGGTGAGACATTGTACAAGTCAATATCAGGGATTAAATTAAAGGGTAAAGATGCCTTGTCTTTATCATCTCAAATGAAAGATGCAGATAAAATATCCCACTGTGACCACCTTAGCAGTTTTTATTTGGAATCGGAAGCAAATGGTCTCACAATAAATTCTTTCAATCTGCAAGACATACATGAAGTTCCTGAAAGTAGCAACAGCTGCAATcacaaagaactacaagaatcTACCTTGGAACCCAAGCAAACTACCAGAATGCCTAAATCAATGCCACAAGAAGCTGTGAACTTCTTGTCAGAAGACAAGGACTTGTTAAAGGAAGCATGTACTTTCCATGAAAACAAATTTCCTGAACAACAGAAGGAGGCTTTTATGAATTATCATTTGATTTGTGCAGACTCTAGGAGTGAGATTGTTTCATCTCAAGTGGATATTGAACTGCTGAAGAAGCAGATGCAGCAGGTTGAGGATGATGTAAGGAGTATTAAGCAGGAAGACTTTCAGAGAAACAAAGAACTGTGGAGGTTGTTGAGAGGGATGGGCGAGCAGCTTGACACAATACAATCAGAAATAAACTCAAAGTCTAAGAAGTTCCCTCAACAGGATGAGCCTTCATTAGTGCATCTTATGGAG GTTCCTTTGACATGGTTTATTTGA